A stretch of DNA from Cannabis sativa cultivar Pink pepper isolate KNU-18-1 chromosome X, ASM2916894v1, whole genome shotgun sequence:
AAAATTGGAAGGAGAGTTTCAAGTCACAAATGGTTATGGCCCAATAAGAGCTCCACAAGTTATGAgggtatgatatatatattctacTGTTATAACTAACATAACAGTTAATTAAGCATATATAAAATTGCAAATAAAATGaatataaagaaagagtttgaATGGATCAGGATCACTGGAAAACATTCATAGTTGAAAAAGACTTCGAGTTCATATCAGAAAAGGGATTAAATGCAGTTAGAATACCAGTTGGTTGGTGGATAGCGAATGATCCAAGACCCCCACGGCCTTATGTTGGGGGCTCCTTAACAATGTTAGACAAGGCTTTCTCTTGGGCAGAGTACGTAACATTGTATAATTACAGTttaattagatatgataaaacATTTCAACCAATTAAAATTgttcctttttaaaattaattttggtaggAAATATGGATTGAAAGTGATAATAGATCTACACGCTGGGCCTGGTTCTCAAAATGGTTTCGAGCATAGCTCTTCTCGAGACGGTTCAATTGAATGGGGAAAAACTGATGCTAATATTCACCAAACTGTTGATGTTATAGACTTTCTAACAGCCAGGTCAATCAGTTGTTTTCATCTTCacaatttattttatgtgttatcaaatatttaattaactaataacaatatatataggtATGCAAAGAGTCCAAGTCTACACGCAGTTGAACTCTTAAACGAGCCTCTATCCCCATCAGTGAAACTAGAGACACTGACCAAGTATTACAAGGAAGCATACAAAGCCATTCGCAGGCACTCCTCAACGGTTTATGTTATCTTCTCAAATCGACTAGGAAACATTGACGCAAGGGAGCTATTCCCTCTAGCAAATGGCTTAAATGGAATTGTAATCGACGTTCATTACTACAACCTTTTCTCCTCTACATTCGACAACATGACACCCCAACAAAACATAGATTACATCTTTACTAATCGAACAAGCGATTTGAGTTATGTTACCACTTCAAATGGACCTCTCACCTTCGTTGGTACGTTAACAACCCAAACTACTacataacaaaaatatatatatatatatagataatatttatatacattaatttatTTGACAAACAGGGGAATGGGTGGCCGAGTGGCAAGTGAAGGGAGCAACCAAAGAAGAGTACCAAAAATTTGGAAAGGCTCAGTTGGAGGTTTATAATGAAGCAACATTTGGTTGGGCTTATTGGACACTTAAAAATATCAACAATCATTGGAGTTTGGAGTGGATGATTAATAATGGTTATATCAAACTTTAAATTATCACAGTAAAAATATAGAGGAGTGTTAAATAGGTGTCTTTTGCACTCTCACTTCATCTTTTATTCTAACGACACATGtcatcttttaaaatatatctacttttataaaatatctaagaaaTATTTCGcgtcgtattttttttttagtaattgaaAAGTCCtacttttattctatttttatcaAAATGTATCGCTTCTATGTCttgcgttttttttttttttttttttttactttaaattaaatttacttTGTCGATTAATCCAAAATAATAGTCAAATGAAATTCTTTTTTGCTTCTATGTCCACATTTTCCTTTTCACATATACTCGACTCGTCCAGTACCTCCACCAAGACAAGGTTTAATTTGTTGAGGTCAAATTGAGACGCCAGTTTTGCTAAGGAATCTACATTAGAGTTTTGTTCTCTTGAAAtttaatctattttaaaataatcaaacttttTCAAGTTCTTACGAACTTTCTCCAAATATCTGGCCATTCTTAACCCCTTTGTTTGGTATTCACCCAAGACTTGATTCACGATTAACTCTGAATCACTGAAGCATTAGATGTTCTTGACTTTTAGTGTTTTGGCTATCCTTAATCCTGCTAACAAGACTTCATATTCTACCTCGTTATTTGAAGTTTCAAACTAAAATCTGAGTGCATAGTGAAACTTAAAAGTTTTCTGGCGACACTACTATTACTCCTGCCCTCGAGCCATTCTCGTTTAAAGCTCTATCAATGAACAATTTCCatgtttctattttatttcccGTTCTAGAGTCTTCTCTTGAGTTATCTATTGAAAAATCAATCAAAGCTTGACCTTTGACTGAGGTCCTCGAGTGGTAGGTTATTTCAAACTGTCCTAATCCAATCGATCATTTAGTCAATCTCCCTGATTCATTGAGTTTTGACAATACTTGTCGTAATGGTTAATTTATAAGGACTTTAATAGGGTATGCTTGAAAATAAGGTCGCAGTTTTCGAGATTCATGTATCAAGCAGAGTGAGTTTTTTGAGTGGTGGTTATCTTGATTCTGCCCTCAGTAACACATAGTAGACAGTTTTTTGGTTCCTACCTTATTCTCACACCAGTGCTGCGCTTATGGCACTTTCTGAGATGGCCAAATAAAGGAACAATGTTTCTCCAATAGTTGGTATGGCCAAAATTGGTGATGTAGAAAGATGTTTCTTTATTTCTTTGAATGCCTTTTGCACTCTTCATTCTACTCATATTTTTTATTGCCTCGCAAGAAATTAAAAATGGGAGATATTTATCAGGTTATTTCGAGATGAATCTATTGAGTGCTACTATTCTTCCAGTTAAAGTTTGAACATCCTTTGGTTTTGTTGGTGAAGGCATCTTGAGTAGGAATTTCCCCAAAGCTTGAACTTCCATTCAATTCCTCTTGCATTTGCAATAATCATGCCGACAATTTTTGCTGGTGCATTTGGCCAAATGCATCAGTAAAAGTCACATTTCTTCTAATGATTCCTTATTCATATATGAGGTTGTGACTAGTAGCTGTACAGAGAACTAAGATCACTTAGCTATGAATAAAACAGTCACTAACATATTAAAGTTATATAATGTTTAATCAACGGTTGCTAGTACGGTTCACTGATGCCCATTCTTTGGTGCAAGTTATCTTGGTTCGGATTACTGATGTAGTATAACATCTAAGTGAATGTGTTGTacataataaagattatatatgacaaggatcgatatgaataaaattgtctttatcaaatatattttttactaTAAAGACTTAATTTATATCATAACGATGATCAATAGTAGTTTGACTGAAATTTTAAGTAATCATGAACtcttgttcatgttattagtttctttgattcactcgttatAGTTTCTTAGAGAAGATGATTCATACAACTTCTGTTTTAGGAATCTAATAATGTGGATAGTTGGGAACATGATCTACAATTATGAAATCTTAATTTTTCTAACGGATCGAATGTTGGTTTCCTTTAATTGTTAATTCTGAAACTGAAAAGTTGTGCATAAATTTAGATGAGatctaaattatattttcactagtAAATTAACGGTACTAAAGGATAAAGAAgtaattagaagggtaaaatgatatTTTGACTAAAACTACTTACGAACGAACACAAGGAGGGCTAAACATTGGAATTGATTATATTGATGGACATTGCAGTAAAACtcagtaaatataattctataattactaagagttcaattccatatttatagtggagtaatcttaaaattaataaataaagattATTTGATTGATATTGAGACTCAATAAATAACCTAGTTTATTGGAGTTAGAATTATTAGTTGTATAATATTGttcgaaaaaattaattttgagttggcaaaatagtaattatttatttttttgaatatgGAACATCATAACAACAAAAAGGAATGAAACGGCTAGAGCGCCTGTATGAGCTGATAGGAAGATCATAGCGGCCGGTACTGCAGGAGGTTCTCTTCGGATCTCTTCCTCGTAATTAAATAGGTAAAAGACAAAAGTTGTCAAGACAATAATTGTTAAGATAAAAGTTGTCAGGAAAAAGACACTATTCTTGTCTCAATTGAGACATGGTAGGCACCTACCATAGTAGAGTGTTCCTATTGATTTTGTCTTTTTGGGTTAATTAATgggttaattaattcaattagataaatatttgaatttgaaaagtggttaaagatatttCAAATTGGTTGAGATATTTCTTCAAAGTTagttgagatattctctcaagAGATCCCTTCATCTGATATATCAGTAACTGAATTtgattattgatatttatttatataataaaatatgatttaattaatGGAGAATTAACTACTATAAATGAAGCCTGATTTCAGACACCAGAAGATAGTTTTTCACATGctactttttttctctctcaaatagTTCTTGCTCATGTGTTGAGAATTAATCAAGAACAAAATTATACACTTTATTCTAATAGCCCACATTATTCCTTGTGTGTGGTGCATCTACGATGTGAGTTTTTAATCAACCAAAAGGAAGAGGTATATATTCTTTTCATgtaatttatgtttttatttaatgtttataCATCTGAAAATATATTGGGCTAGGGTACAATGATAATTAAATTTAGGAATATTCAACCGCGTACCTGATTTAGTACCATAAAACCTACCATAACATATATTTGtcacattttaatctatattatattattgaataatataaCACTCTCTGTTTACTCTAAGTCTCTAACGACCCCCATTCCCCATTTTTTTCTCGACAGTGGTTGTTCATCTCGATCCTTAGGTGAAATTGCTTCTCCTTGTCATGCAGGTTCTAATAACCTAGGCCCCAATATTATTTCCTTCAACTGCTCTGGTCTGAGACCAATTACATAAGGACTAGGCTCTTCCTTTCAGTCCaatatatgtaatttaaatgtGTCACAATCATTATTCATTATATATAGGACCACATAATTTTCTTTACATCATGTGTAGATAgtgtatacatttttttataggGAAGATACTGTAGAGGTGTTCGCGCTACAGGTGGTGAGAGttgtgatatttttttcaaaccaaaccGCATATGtgcattttttgtaatttctcaAACTGCAACCGCATCACGAGATCTTAAACCCGCAAAAACTATACTGTGAAAATATGAAATAGTGTGATGCGATTTGAGCAATTTACACTATCATCATtatcaaatattataattaaaattttaaaatcaatCTAATAAAGttttaacaatataaaaaaaatcttattaaatttttaatatcatagcatatatactaattatcagattattatattaaattttttctaaaataataatattttatatagatatattatatatatttcttcttatatgaaaaaataaaataaaaatcatattatAAGAATTGATAACATTATAATATATTGTGTAGTACactttaaattgaaaatattaaatttaaaattacaatCTGTATTGCACTTTcaggaaatttgaaattccatgcTTACAATACCCTAAAAAAATTTCCCTAAATACatagttattaaaattggtcatatatgaccacatTACTAATATCCCACAAATACCCTTCCCATTTCAAAAACTAAaatcaaaaactcaaaacttctctctctccctctcgctGAACGCCGCCACAGCCTTCACCTCCGACGACCACCGACCCACCACCACCAATAGCACCGCACGACCACCAGCACCGGTATCCACCAGCCCCCCTCTCCACCTCGTAGGACCCTCTCCCGTCACCCCCTCACCATCGCGTATCGGACCAAAAGCCAAAAAAAATTCCCAGGGAAATgagcatcggacccatcgggtcCATTGGACCCaaagccaatttttttttttttaaaaaaaaatagcatcgGAATCAGAcgcatcgggcccatcggacccAGACCAATTTCAagcaaaaaaaactaaacaaaatgGACCATCGAACCCCATAACATCGGACCATCAGACTGGACCCATCAGACCATCGGACCGGACCCATCGGGACCATCGGACTGACCCCATCGAACTGTCTTCTTCCCCAAAAAAAATTCACAGATCCGAATCCACCCATTCTACCCAAAAATTCTTAGATCTAACAAATAATAGGTTTCACAAATAATCCCAAACAAAATCACAAACACAATAAATCTAAACtttctaaaaaaacaaaaaaaaaatgaaatggtTTCGGTTCGGCGTGGGTGGGCTCGTCGTCGATTGGCTGGGTCACTGTGGGTGGGTGGGCTCGTCGTCGATGGGCTGGGTCGAAGTCGCCTGCGCCGTGCGCCATCACCGTGAGCATAGCTTCGGGTTTTTGTGGGTTGAGGAGGCTGACCGAGAGTGTGggttgagagagaggaagagagagactAAGATTAGGATTTGAAATGTGAGGGGTAGCTTTGAGAAATTagtaaagtggtcatatatgaccaattttaataactatgcatttagggaaaaaattatAAGGCATTGTAag
This window harbors:
- the LOC115702021 gene encoding probable glucan 1,3-beta-glucosidase A, with amino-acid sequence MALNWAIKIILSLLFCMVSVSQGRQTISNSTFKLRAVNLGGWLVTEGWIKPSLFDGIPNKDLLDGTGLQFKSVTTKKYLCAESGGGTIIVANRTSASGWETFKLWRINENTFHFRVFNQQFVGLSMKENQIKVVAISNITTISDKFHIVRNSNDSNRVRIKASNGFYLQAKTEELVTADYAEENTTWGDDDPSVFLIRISGKLEGEFQVTNGYGPIRAPQVMRDHWKTFIVEKDFEFISEKGLNAVRIPVGWWIANDPRPPRPYVGGSLTMLDKAFSWAEKYGLKVIIDLHAGPGSQNGFEHSSSRDGSIEWGKTDANIHQTVDVIDFLTARYAKSPSLHAVELLNEPLSPSVKLETLTKYYKEAYKAIRRHSSTVYVIFSNRLGNIDARELFPLANGLNGIVIDVHYYNLFSSTFDNMTPQQNIDYIFTNRTSDLSYVTTSNGPLTFVGEWVAEWQVKGATKEEYQKFGKAQLEVYNEATFGWAYWTLKNINNHWSLEWMINNGYIKL